A part of Pseudomonas sp. HR96 genomic DNA contains:
- a CDS encoding transporter substrate-binding domain-containing protein, whose amino-acid sequence MLVAGFLSLMIAGPSAHADVLRIATEGAYPPFNYVDAKGQPQGFDVEIAQALCERMSVRCTVVAQDWDGMIPALLARKYDAIVASMVDTPERRRQIGFTQRYYRTPLSVAVAHDSPLRDAQATFKGLTVGAQSSSTQAIHAEDVYARAGAKVKLYPTADAANADLAAGRLDVVIGDKFPLKAWLDVQGKDCCRLLGDVDGTLANAAIGVRKEDAQLRERLNQAIGEIVADGTYQKIAAQFFDFDIYH is encoded by the coding sequence ATGCTTGTCGCAGGATTTCTCAGCTTGATGATCGCCGGCCCGTCGGCCCATGCCGACGTGTTGCGCATCGCCACCGAGGGCGCCTACCCGCCCTTCAATTACGTCGACGCCAAGGGCCAGCCGCAAGGCTTCGATGTGGAAATCGCCCAGGCCCTGTGCGAACGCATGAGCGTGCGCTGCACTGTGGTCGCCCAGGACTGGGACGGCATGATCCCGGCGCTGCTGGCGCGCAAGTACGATGCGATCGTCGCCTCGATGGTCGACACCCCGGAGCGGCGTCGCCAGATCGGCTTCACCCAGCGTTACTACCGCACGCCCCTATCGGTCGCGGTGGCCCATGACTCACCGCTGCGCGATGCCCAGGCTACCTTCAAGGGCCTGACGGTCGGGGCGCAATCATCCTCTACCCAGGCCATTCACGCCGAGGACGTCTACGCCAGGGCCGGCGCCAAGGTCAAGCTGTACCCCACTGCCGATGCCGCCAACGCCGACCTCGCTGCCGGCCGACTGGATGTGGTCATCGGTGACAAATTCCCCCTCAAGGCCTGGCTCGATGTGCAGGGCAAGGACTGCTGCCGCCTGCTCGGCGACGTCGACGGCACCCTTGCCAACGCCGCCATCGGGGTGCGCAAGGAGGATGCCCAGTTGCGGGAGCGCTTGAACCAGGCCATCGGCGAAATCGTCGCCGACGGGACCTACCAGAAAATCGCCGCGCAATTCTTCGACTTTGACATCTACCACTGA
- a CDS encoding ABC transporter permease subunit: MFEHLFLLGFAEGGWGPALLAGALLTVALALACLPIGLPLGLAMAMAARSRRRVLSTLAAVFSTVFRGLPELLTLLLVYYGCQIGAQKLLAYLGYSGEVVLNTFVAAMIALSLVFAAFSAEVWAGALKTVGKGQYQAAAALGFGPLKSFFWVVLPQMTRAALPGLSNNWLTLLKDTSLVSTISLVDLMRQTQLAVSSTRQPLLFYAAACVLYLLLAALSGRVLARLERHYSRHLSEGRA, translated from the coding sequence ATGTTCGAACATCTGTTTCTGCTCGGCTTCGCCGAGGGCGGCTGGGGCCCTGCGCTGCTGGCCGGCGCCCTGCTGACCGTGGCACTGGCCTTGGCCTGCCTGCCGATTGGCTTGCCGCTGGGCCTGGCCATGGCCATGGCAGCTCGCTCGCGTCGGCGCGTGCTCAGCACGCTGGCGGCGGTCTTTTCCACAGTGTTCCGCGGCCTGCCGGAGTTGCTGACATTGCTGCTGGTGTACTACGGCTGTCAGATCGGCGCGCAAAAATTGCTGGCCTATCTGGGCTATTCCGGCGAGGTGGTGCTCAACACCTTCGTGGCCGCGATGATCGCGCTGAGCCTGGTGTTCGCCGCGTTTTCCGCCGAAGTCTGGGCCGGAGCCCTGAAAACAGTCGGCAAAGGCCAGTATCAGGCTGCGGCAGCGCTGGGCTTCGGCCCGCTCAAGAGCTTTTTCTGGGTGGTCCTGCCGCAGATGACTCGCGCCGCGCTGCCTGGCCTGTCCAACAACTGGCTGACGCTGCTCAAGGACACCTCTCTGGTGTCGACCATCTCCCTGGTCGACCTGATGCGCCAGACGCAACTGGCGGTCAGCAGCACCCGCCAGCCTCTGCTGTTCTATGCTGCCGCGTGTGTCCTTTATCTGTTGCTGGCTGCGCTGTCGGGGCGGGTGCTGGCGCGGTTGGAGCGCCATTACTCGCGACACCTGAGCGAGGGCCGGGCATGA
- a CDS encoding ABC transporter permease subunit — protein MTPSNPFIDLQLLERYGPRLLEGLWVTVQLVSVSFVLGAVLGTCIALGRMSRSAVLNRTCAAYIYFFRGSPLLAQLFLLYYGLGSLRELWQDLGLWWLFREAWYCTLLAFTLNSAAYQAEILRGSLQSLAPGQREAARALGLGPVATFFKVLLPQMAVVAIGPLGNELILMIKASAIASMVTLYDLMGAAKLGFSRSFDFQIYLWAAVLYLVLVESLRRLLKHIDQRLSRHLR, from the coding sequence ATGACACCGAGCAACCCTTTCATCGATCTGCAGCTCCTCGAGCGCTACGGCCCGCGCCTGCTCGAAGGCCTGTGGGTGACCGTGCAGCTGGTCAGCGTGTCATTCGTGCTGGGCGCGGTGCTGGGTACCTGCATCGCCCTGGGACGGATGTCGCGTAGCGCGGTGCTCAATCGCACGTGTGCGGCCTACATCTATTTCTTTCGCGGCTCGCCGCTGCTGGCCCAGCTGTTCCTGCTGTACTACGGGCTGGGCTCGCTGCGCGAACTGTGGCAGGACCTGGGCCTGTGGTGGCTGTTTCGCGAAGCCTGGTATTGCACCCTGCTGGCGTTCACCCTCAACAGCGCCGCCTATCAGGCCGAAATACTGCGGGGCAGCCTGCAAAGCCTTGCCCCGGGTCAGCGCGAGGCCGCCCGGGCCCTGGGCCTCGGCCCCGTGGCGACCTTTTTCAAGGTGCTGCTGCCGCAAATGGCCGTGGTCGCCATCGGCCCGCTGGGCAACGAACTGATCCTGATGATCAAGGCCAGCGCCATTGCCTCGATGGTCACCCTGTACGACCTGATGGGCGCTGCCAAGCTGGGCTTTTCGCGCAGCTTCGACTTCCAGATCTACCTATGGGCCGCCGTGCTCTACCTGGTGCTGGTGGAGTCGCTGCGCCGGCTGCTCAAGCACATCGACCAACGACTCAGCCGTCATCTGCGCTGA
- a CDS encoding FAD-binding oxidoreductase produces the protein MECQTLIIGAGIIGVSSALHLQARGRQVLLLDRGPPGSGTSYGNAGLIERSSVVPYAFPRDLGSVLRYACNRQPDVRYSWRELPRLAPWLWRYWQASAPRQLAQATRAMQPLIQQCVSEHDALAAAAGMEHLFRADGWVEIFRDPRAWRRAEAEAARQHEHRLAYRVLDSAALRQLEPGLSGQAIGAVHWLDPKTVADPGALTRGYCQLFSGRGGAFLQADAQALRPEAARWRLETSSGPVHADEVVIAMGAQSRRLLEPLGQVLPLRSKRGYHLHYRNASQPPLQHALCDSQAGFVLAPMTQGVRLTTGIEFASDHAPANEIQLQRCEAIARTLLPLGERIDAEPWLGLRPCLPDMRPALGASRHRGLWLNFGHAHHGLTLGPVCGRLLAELMTGEHPMTDPAPYNPQRFDQRPG, from the coding sequence ATGGAGTGTCAGACCCTGATCATCGGCGCCGGCATCATCGGTGTCAGCAGCGCCCTCCATCTACAGGCCCGTGGCCGTCAGGTGCTGCTGCTTGATCGCGGACCACCCGGCAGCGGCACCAGCTACGGCAACGCCGGGCTGATCGAGCGCTCCAGCGTGGTCCCCTATGCCTTCCCGCGCGACCTGGGCAGCGTGCTGCGCTACGCCTGCAACCGCCAACCGGACGTCCGTTACAGCTGGCGCGAGCTACCGCGACTGGCACCCTGGCTCTGGCGTTACTGGCAGGCCAGCGCGCCGCGCCAGCTGGCCCAGGCCACCCGGGCCATGCAGCCCTTGATCCAGCAGTGCGTCAGCGAACACGATGCACTGGCCGCGGCAGCGGGTATGGAGCACCTGTTCAGGGCCGATGGCTGGGTGGAGATTTTCCGCGACCCGCGCGCCTGGCGGCGAGCCGAGGCCGAGGCGGCACGCCAGCATGAACATCGGCTCGCCTATCGGGTTCTCGACTCAGCGGCCCTGCGCCAGCTTGAGCCTGGCCTGAGCGGGCAGGCCATCGGCGCCGTACACTGGCTCGACCCCAAGACCGTGGCTGACCCCGGCGCCCTTACCCGCGGCTATTGCCAACTGTTCAGCGGGCGCGGCGGCGCCTTCCTGCAGGCTGATGCCCAGGCCTTGCGCCCGGAAGCGGCACGCTGGCGGCTGGAGACTTCCAGCGGCCCGGTGCACGCCGACGAAGTGGTGATCGCCATGGGCGCGCAGAGCCGGCGGCTGCTTGAGCCATTGGGTCAGGTCCTGCCCCTGCGCAGCAAGCGGGGCTATCACCTGCACTACCGCAATGCGTCCCAGCCCCCCTTGCAGCATGCGCTGTGCGATTCCCAGGCAGGCTTCGTGCTGGCGCCCATGACCCAGGGTGTGCGCCTGACCACCGGCATCGAGTTCGCCAGCGATCATGCCCCCGCCAACGAAATCCAGCTGCAGCGCTGTGAGGCCATCGCCCGAACACTGTTGCCGCTGGGGGAGCGCATTGACGCCGAGCCCTGGCTTGGCCTGCGCCCGTGTCTGCCGGACATGCGCCCGGCCCTCGGCGCCAGCCGCCATCGCGGACTCTGGCTCAACTTCGGCCATGCCCACCACGGCCTGACCCTGGGCCCGGTGTGCGGCCGGTTGCTGGCAGAGCTGATGACGGGCGAACACCCCATGACGGACCCGGCTCCCTACAACCCCCAGCGTTTCGACCAGCGCCCCGGCTGA
- a CDS encoding GreA/GreB family elongation factor codes for MSRAFVNEDNAAAQADQPVERSVSQQPNYVTAQGFAQLQARVADLQAEQTLLQTRGDDGDKQRLVDVQRDLRYFTQRLQSAQVVVLADSTKKAQIGSWVTFADEDDKQQRVQLVGEDQADVAQGLINWASPLGRALLGAGPGDEVVWKRPVGDMAIEVVAIGKG; via the coding sequence ATGAGCCGTGCCTTCGTCAACGAAGACAACGCTGCCGCCCAGGCCGACCAGCCGGTCGAGCGCAGCGTCAGCCAACAACCCAACTACGTCACCGCCCAGGGCTTTGCCCAGCTGCAGGCGCGGGTTGCCGATTTGCAAGCCGAACAGACCTTGCTGCAGACCCGCGGCGACGACGGCGACAAGCAGCGCCTGGTCGACGTGCAGCGCGACCTGCGCTACTTCACCCAGCGGCTGCAAAGCGCCCAGGTGGTGGTGCTGGCCGACTCGACGAAAAAGGCGCAGATCGGCAGCTGGGTGACCTTCGCCGATGAAGACGACAAGCAGCAGCGCGTGCAGCTGGTCGGCGAGGACCAGGCCGATGTCGCCCAGGGCCTGATCAACTGGGCTTCGCCGCTGGGGCGCGCCCTGCTCGGCGCGGGGCCGGGGGATGAGGTGGTGTGGAAGCGGCCGGTGGGGGATATGGCGATCGAGGTGGTTGCCATCGGCAAGGGCTGA
- the ettA gene encoding energy-dependent translational throttle protein EttA, whose translation MAQYVFTMHRLSKVVPPKREILKNISLSFFPGAKIGVLGLNGSGKSTLLKIMAGVDTEFDGEARPMPELNVGYLPQEPQLDPAKTVREVVEEAVSVIKDAQARLDEVYAAYADPDADFDKLAAEQAKLEAILQASDGHNLERQLEVAADALRLPAWDAKVEHLSGGEKRRVALCRLLLSAPDMLLLDEPTNHLDADSVAWLEHFLHDFPGTVVAITHDRYFLDNVAGWILELDRGAGIPYEGNYSGWLEAKSDRLAQESKQQSAHEKAMKEELEWVRKGAKARQSKSKARLQRFEEMQSQEFQKRSETNEIYIPAGPRLGDKVIEFKNVSKGYGDRVLIDNLSFAMPKGAIVGVIGGNGAGKSTLFRMLMGKEQPDSGSIEIGDTVQLACVDQSRDDLDGSKTVFQQISDGSDQIRIGNYEIPSRTYVGRFNFKGGDQQKFVKDLSGGERGRLHLALTLKEGGNVLLLDEPSNDLDVETLRSLEEALLDFPGAAIVISHDRWFLDRVATHILAYEDDSQAVFFEGNYTEYEADRKKRLGEAAAQPHRVRHKKLA comes from the coding sequence ATGGCTCAATACGTTTTCACCATGCATCGGCTGAGCAAGGTTGTTCCGCCGAAGCGGGAAATTCTCAAGAACATTTCCTTGTCGTTCTTCCCCGGCGCCAAGATCGGCGTGCTCGGCCTCAACGGTTCGGGCAAGTCCACCCTGCTCAAGATCATGGCCGGCGTCGACACCGAGTTCGATGGCGAAGCGCGCCCGATGCCCGAGCTGAATGTCGGCTACCTGCCCCAGGAGCCGCAGCTCGACCCGGCCAAGACCGTCCGTGAGGTGGTCGAGGAAGCGGTCAGCGTGATCAAGGATGCCCAGGCGCGCCTCGATGAAGTCTATGCCGCCTACGCCGACCCTGACGCCGACTTCGACAAGCTGGCGGCTGAACAGGCCAAGCTCGAGGCCATCCTGCAGGCCAGCGACGGGCACAACCTGGAGCGCCAGCTGGAAGTGGCGGCCGACGCCCTGCGCCTGCCGGCCTGGGACGCCAAGGTCGAACACCTGTCCGGTGGCGAGAAGCGTCGTGTGGCGTTGTGCCGCCTGCTGCTGTCGGCCCCCGACATGCTGCTGCTCGACGAACCGACCAACCACCTGGACGCCGACTCGGTGGCCTGGCTGGAGCACTTCCTGCACGACTTCCCGGGCACCGTGGTGGCCATCACCCACGACCGTTACTTCCTCGACAACGTCGCCGGTTGGATCCTCGAACTCGACCGCGGCGCCGGCATCCCTTACGAAGGCAACTACTCGGGTTGGCTCGAAGCCAAGTCCGACCGCCTGGCCCAGGAATCCAAGCAGCAATCGGCCCATGAAAAGGCCATGAAGGAAGAACTGGAGTGGGTGCGCAAAGGCGCCAAGGCTCGCCAGTCGAAATCCAAGGCGCGTCTGCAGCGCTTCGAAGAGATGCAGTCGCAGGAATTCCAGAAGCGTTCGGAAACCAACGAGATCTACATCCCGGCCGGCCCGCGCCTGGGTGACAAGGTCATCGAGTTCAAGAACGTCAGCAAGGGCTACGGCGACCGTGTGCTGATCGACAACCTGTCGTTCGCCATGCCCAAGGGCGCCATCGTCGGCGTGATCGGCGGCAACGGCGCCGGTAAATCGACCCTGTTCCGCATGCTCATGGGCAAGGAACAGCCGGATTCGGGCAGCATCGAAATCGGCGACACCGTGCAGCTGGCCTGCGTGGATCAAAGCCGTGACGACCTGGACGGCAGCAAGACGGTGTTCCAGCAGATCTCTGACGGCTCCGACCAGATTCGCATCGGCAACTATGAAATTCCGTCGCGTACCTACGTCGGTCGCTTCAACTTCAAGGGCGGCGACCAGCAGAAGTTCGTCAAGGACCTCTCCGGTGGTGAGCGTGGGCGTCTGCACCTGGCGTTGACGTTGAAGGAGGGTGGCAACGTGCTGCTGCTCGACGAACCGTCCAACGACCTCGATGTGGAAACCCTGCGTTCCCTGGAAGAAGCACTGCTGGACTTCCCCGGCGCTGCCATTGTGATCTCTCACGATCGCTGGTTCCTGGACCGTGTGGCCACCCACATCCTGGCTTACGAGGACGACTCACAGGCGGTGTTCTTCGAGGGCAACTACACCGAGTACGAAGCCGATCGCAAGAAGCGCCTGGGCGAAGCCGCTGCACAGCCGCACCGGGTACGGCACAAGAAGCTGGCGTAA
- a CDS encoding EAL domain-containing protein: MTNLTQPSSLRPAAGTSASLPRASLKNALAVLVLFLLALLLWQLIDQFQRTQADQRQHSIDTSAELVDQVNLSMALNAQMALGRLLTTPAFPGGREKAEALTHLQQVLPATDSLLWLTADNRILADTLPLTADESAIQALLQRAQGQSWYYGNVADSRLYLLIRQPGEAANGAWLLRLKPSFLDGLIRFDTRDPRSHWRLENRLDNHLLHQDPASVNAAQEQWQSVLVSTLSHSDWQVHSLFDGRQARLDLLPALIGKCLLGLAFSLLPLFALLNLRKRQRELYEERRRYQDIFEGTGVALCVLDLSGLRELVQAQPLDSQAALESWLHEHPERREQLLQGLRITEVNQVALRLLAVDSCQGAWQRLIDGCPMDPRGVGYQIIDGLMRNLPQLELELTLPDAFGQDQHLWLTVRFPEDAWSYNAVILNINDITSRKRVELSLVEREAFWSDVIRTVPDHLYVQDCATQRMIFSNHHLGHTLGYDDGQLREMGEYFWEKLLHADDAPVYHKARHHQRQGGYAHPLHCQLRFRDRHGHWHHFEIREQVLTRERDGQVSRIIGVAKDVTEQIEASESLRSSEQRYRMLAESISDIIFSTNNQLTLNYVSHSVQAVLGYDVEWIFANGWQSAIANPSQLITLNQLLERVGQALSSPEQLNQLRSQVQSQVFLLDCLSADGRKIPIELRLVLVWDDNGVFEGILGVGRDVSQQRRAEKDLRMAATVFEHSTSAILITDPAGYIVQANEAFSRVSGYAVSQVLDQLPTLLTVDDQQEAHLRYVLKQLNQRGSWEGEVWLKRRSGEHYPAWVGITAVLDDEGDLASYVCFFSDISERKASEQRIHRLAYYDALTHLPNRTLFQDRLHNALQQADRQNSWVVLMFLDLDRFKPINDSLGHAAGDRMLKDMATRLLACVNNDDTVARMGGDEFTLLLQPRPTREDALHEAIHVAEQILGSLVRPFVLENREFFVTASIGIALSPQDGNELSQLMKNADTAMYHAKERGKNNFQFYQADMNASALERLELESDLRHALEQQEFILYYQPQFSGDGKRLTGAEALLRWRHPRRGLVPPADFIPVLEELGLVVDVGDWVISEACRQLKEWHANKVRVPKVSVNISARQFSDGQLGTRIATILSEIGLSPACLELELTESILMREVNEAMVILDSLKRLGLSIAVDDFGTGYSSLNYLKQFPIDVLKIDRTFVDGLPSGEQDAQIARAIIAMAHSLNLAVIAEGVETQEQLDFLREHGCDEVQGYLFGRPMPASRFEAQFSNDALFMLD, translated from the coding sequence TTGACCAATCTCACCCAGCCGTCGTCTTTGCGCCCTGCGGCGGGCACGTCCGCCTCTTTGCCGCGCGCCTCGCTGAAAAATGCCCTGGCGGTGCTGGTGCTGTTTCTGCTCGCCCTGCTGCTCTGGCAACTGATCGACCAGTTCCAGCGCACCCAGGCCGACCAGCGTCAGCACAGCATAGACACCAGCGCCGAACTGGTGGATCAGGTCAACCTGAGCATGGCCCTCAACGCGCAGATGGCCCTGGGCCGCCTGCTGACCACCCCAGCCTTCCCTGGCGGCCGGGAAAAGGCCGAAGCGCTGACGCACTTGCAACAGGTACTGCCCGCCACCGATAGCCTGTTGTGGCTGACCGCCGACAACCGCATCCTCGCCGATACCCTGCCACTGACCGCCGACGAAAGCGCCATTCAGGCCTTGCTGCAACGGGCCCAGGGGCAGTCCTGGTACTACGGCAACGTCGCCGACTCACGCCTGTACCTGCTCATTCGCCAACCCGGCGAGGCCGCCAATGGCGCCTGGCTGCTGCGGCTCAAGCCGAGCTTTCTCGACGGCCTGATCCGCTTCGACACCCGAGACCCGCGCAGCCACTGGCGCCTGGAAAACCGTCTGGACAACCACTTGCTGCATCAGGACCCGGCCTCGGTCAACGCCGCGCAAGAGCAGTGGCAAAGCGTGCTGGTGTCCACCTTGAGCCATAGCGACTGGCAGGTGCACAGTTTGTTCGACGGCCGTCAGGCGCGCCTCGACCTGCTGCCGGCGCTGATCGGCAAATGCCTGCTGGGCCTGGCCTTCTCCCTGCTGCCGCTGTTCGCCTTGCTTAACCTGCGCAAACGCCAGCGCGAGTTGTACGAGGAGCGCCGGCGCTACCAGGACATCTTCGAGGGCACTGGCGTGGCCCTGTGCGTGCTCGACCTGTCGGGCCTGCGCGAACTGGTCCAGGCCCAGCCGCTGGATTCCCAGGCGGCCCTGGAAAGCTGGCTGCACGAACACCCCGAGCGCCGCGAGCAATTATTGCAGGGCCTGCGCATCACCGAGGTCAACCAGGTCGCGCTGCGCCTGCTCGCCGTCGACAGCTGCCAGGGCGCCTGGCAGCGCCTGATCGACGGCTGCCCGATGGACCCGCGCGGGGTCGGCTACCAGATCATCGACGGGCTGATGCGCAACCTGCCGCAGCTGGAGCTGGAGCTGACCCTGCCCGATGCCTTCGGCCAGGACCAGCACCTGTGGCTCACGGTGCGCTTTCCGGAAGACGCCTGGAGCTACAACGCCGTCATCCTCAATATCAACGACATCACCAGCCGCAAGCGCGTCGAGCTGTCGCTGGTGGAGCGCGAGGCGTTCTGGTCGGATGTGATCCGCACGGTGCCCGACCACCTCTACGTGCAGGACTGCGCCACCCAGCGCATGATCTTCAGCAACCATCACCTGGGCCACACCCTGGGCTACGACGATGGCCAACTGCGCGAGATGGGCGAGTACTTCTGGGAAAAACTGCTGCACGCCGACGATGCGCCGGTCTACCACAAGGCGCGCCACCATCAGCGCCAGGGCGGCTATGCGCACCCCTTGCATTGCCAACTGCGCTTTCGTGACCGTCACGGCCATTGGCATCACTTCGAGATCCGCGAGCAGGTGCTGACCCGGGAAAGGGATGGCCAGGTGTCGCGCATCATCGGCGTGGCCAAGGACGTTACCGAGCAGATCGAAGCCAGTGAATCGCTGCGCAGCAGCGAGCAGCGCTACCGGATGCTGGCCGAAAGCATCAGCGACATCATCTTCTCCACCAACAACCAGCTCACGCTCAACTACGTCAGCCACTCCGTGCAGGCCGTGCTGGGCTATGACGTGGAGTGGATCTTCGCCAATGGCTGGCAGTCGGCGATCGCCAACCCCAGCCAGTTGATCACCCTCAACCAGTTGCTCGAGCGGGTCGGCCAGGCACTGTCCAGCCCCGAGCAGTTGAACCAGCTGCGCAGCCAGGTGCAGTCGCAGGTCTTCCTGCTCGACTGCCTCAGCGCCGATGGCCGCAAGATCCCCATCGAGCTGCGCCTGGTGCTGGTGTGGGACGACAACGGTGTATTCGAGGGCATCCTCGGCGTGGGCCGCGACGTCAGCCAGCAGCGCCGCGCCGAAAAAGACCTGCGCATGGCCGCCACGGTGTTCGAGCACTCGACCTCCGCCATCCTTATCACCGACCCGGCCGGCTACATCGTCCAGGCCAACGAGGCGTTCAGCCGGGTCAGCGGCTACGCGGTGTCCCAGGTGCTGGACCAGCTGCCGACGCTGCTGACCGTCGACGATCAGCAGGAAGCCCATCTGCGCTATGTGCTCAAGCAGCTCAACCAGCGCGGCAGCTGGGAAGGCGAAGTGTGGCTCAAGCGCCGTAGTGGCGAGCACTATCCGGCCTGGGTTGGCATCACCGCAGTGCTCGACGACGAAGGCGACCTGGCCAGCTACGTATGCTTCTTCAGCGACATCAGCGAGCGCAAGGCCAGCGAGCAACGCATTCACCGCCTGGCCTACTACGACGCCCTGACCCACCTGCCCAACCGCACCCTGTTCCAGGACCGCCTGCACAACGCCCTGCAGCAGGCCGACCGGCAGAACAGCTGGGTGGTACTGATGTTCCTCGACCTCGACCGCTTCAAGCCGATCAACGACTCCCTCGGCCACGCCGCCGGTGACCGCATGCTCAAGGACATGGCCACCCGTCTGCTGGCCTGCGTCAACAACGACGACACCGTGGCGCGCATGGGCGGCGACGAGTTCACCCTGCTGCTGCAACCGCGGCCGACCCGCGAGGACGCGCTGCACGAGGCCATTCACGTCGCCGAGCAGATCCTCGGCAGCCTGGTGCGCCCGTTCGTGCTGGAAAACCGCGAGTTCTTCGTCACCGCCAGCATCGGCATTGCCCTGAGCCCGCAGGACGGCAACGAGCTCAGCCAACTGATGAAGAACGCCGACACCGCGATGTACCACGCCAAGGAGCGCGGCAAGAACAACTTCCAGTTCTACCAGGCCGACATGAACGCCAGCGCCCTGGAGCGCCTGGAGCTGGAGAGCGACCTGCGCCATGCCCTGGAGCAACAGGAGTTCATCCTCTACTACCAGCCGCAATTCAGCGGCGACGGCAAGCGCCTGACCGGCGCCGAGGCGCTGCTGCGCTGGCGCCATCCGCGCCGCGGCCTGGTCCCACCCGCCGACTTCATTCCGGTGCTCGAAGAGCTCGGCCTGGTGGTGGACGTCGGCGACTGGGTGATCAGCGAAGCCTGCCGCCAGCTCAAGGAGTGGCACGCCAACAAGGTGCGCGTACCCAAGGTATCGGTCAACATCTCGGCCCGGCAGTTCTCCGACGGCCAACTGGGTACGCGCATCGCCACCATCCTCAGCGAGATCGGCCTGTCGCCGGCCTGCCTGGAGCTGGAGCTGACCGAGAGCATCCTGATGCGCGAGGTCAACGAGGCCATGGTGATTCTCGACAGCCTGAAAAGACTCGGCCTGAGCATCGCCGTCGACGACTTCGGCACTGGCTACTCGTCGCTCAACTACCTCAAGCAGTTTCCCATCGACGTGCTCAAGATCGACCGCACCTTCGTCGACGGCCTGCCCTCGGGCGAACAGGACGCGCAGATCGCCCGCGCCATCATCGCCATGGCCCACAGCCTCAACCTGGCGGTCATCGCCGAAGGCGTGGAGACCCAGGAGCAACTGGACTTCCTGCGCGAACACGGCTGCGACGAGGTGCAGGGCTACCTGTTCGGCCGCCCGATGCCGGCCAGCCGCTTCGAGGCGCAGTTCAGCAACGATGCGTTGTTCATGCTCGATTGA
- the glyA gene encoding serine hydroxymethyltransferase has product MFSRDLTLAKYDADLFAAMEQEAQRQEEHIELIASENYTSPAVMEAQGSVLTNKYAEGYPGKRYYGGCEYVDVVEQLAIDRAKQLFGADYANVQPHAGSQANSAVYLALLNAGDTILGMSLAHGGHLTHGASVSSSGKLYNAVQYGIDGNGLIDYDEVERLAVEHKPKMIVAGFSAYSQILDFARFRAIADKVGAYLFVDMAHVAGLVAAGVYPNPVPFADVVTTTTHKTLRGPRGGLILARANANIEKKLNSAVFPGAQGGPLEHVIAAKAVCFKEALQPEFKAYQQQVVKNAQAMASVFIERGFDVVSGGTENHLFLLSLIKQDISGKDADAALGRAFITVNKNSVPNDPRSPFVTSGLRFGTPAVTTRGFKETDCRELAGWICDILGDLNNEAVIDAVREKVKAICAKLPVYS; this is encoded by the coding sequence ATGTTCAGCCGTGACCTGACACTCGCCAAGTACGACGCCGATCTTTTTGCCGCCATGGAGCAGGAAGCTCAGCGCCAGGAAGAGCATATCGAGCTGATCGCCTCGGAAAACTACACCAGCCCGGCCGTCATGGAGGCACAGGGTTCGGTGCTGACCAACAAGTACGCCGAAGGCTACCCGGGCAAGCGCTACTACGGTGGCTGCGAATACGTCGACGTGGTCGAGCAGCTGGCAATCGATCGCGCCAAACAGCTGTTCGGTGCCGACTATGCCAACGTCCAGCCCCACGCCGGCTCCCAGGCCAACAGTGCGGTCTACCTGGCCCTGCTCAACGCGGGTGACACCATCCTGGGCATGAGCCTGGCCCACGGCGGGCACCTCACCCACGGCGCCAGCGTCAGCTCCTCGGGCAAGCTGTACAACGCCGTGCAGTACGGCATCGACGGCAACGGCCTGATCGACTACGACGAAGTCGAGCGCCTGGCGGTCGAGCACAAGCCGAAGATGATCGTGGCCGGTTTCTCTGCCTACTCGCAGATCCTCGACTTCGCACGCTTTCGCGCCATTGCCGACAAAGTCGGTGCCTACCTGTTCGTCGACATGGCCCACGTTGCCGGCCTGGTCGCTGCAGGGGTGTACCCGAACCCGGTGCCGTTCGCCGACGTGGTCACCACCACCACCCACAAGACCCTGCGCGGCCCGCGTGGCGGCCTGATCCTGGCAAGGGCCAACGCCAACATCGAGAAGAAACTCAACTCGGCGGTGTTCCCGGGCGCCCAGGGCGGCCCGCTGGAGCACGTGATCGCGGCCAAGGCCGTGTGCTTCAAGGAAGCGCTGCAGCCTGAGTTCAAGGCCTACCAGCAGCAAGTGGTGAAAAACGCCCAGGCCATGGCCAGCGTGTTCATCGAGCGCGGCTTCGACGTGGTTTCCGGCGGTACCGAGAACCACCTGTTCCTGCTCTCGCTGATCAAGCAGGACATCTCCGGCAAAGATGCCGACGCCGCCCTGGGCCGCGCCTTCATCACCGTCAACAAGAACTCGGTGCCCAACGACCCGCGTTCGCCGTTCGTGACCTCGGGCCTGCGTTTCGGCACCCCGGCCGTCACCACCCGTGGCTTCAAGGAAACCGACTGCCGCGAGCTGGCGGGCTGGATCTGCGACATCCTCGGCGACCTGAACAACGAAGCGGTGATCGACGCCGTGCGCGAGAAGGTCAAAGCCATCTGCGCCAAGCTGCCGGTCTACAGCTGA